One Candidatus Desulfatibia profunda genomic window, GCATTGTGGTTCTCGTAGCCGGCGGTTGCCGAAATAATATGTTTGCGGTTGCCCAGATACACGGTAGGGGTCAGTTCAAAACTGTGGTTTTCGTTGTCCAGATCGCCATGAATGTCTCGATAGTAATTTTCTTTGGTGTAGGAATAGAGCCCCTTGAGGCTGAAATATTGGTTGAAATAATGCTCGTAACTCGGATCCACATGAAAGGCCTGGGACAGCCGCTCGCTTTCATATTCGCTTTCCGTATACCCGCAAGGAATTTTGACGATGTCGCGAGTGCCGGCCCACCAGGGACCGGTGGTGGCATCGACGGCCATGTAATTGAACTCGCTGTAGTCGGAATATGCCTTGTTGTAAAAGGAGAACGTCGTATTCCACATCATGCCTTTGCTTTCGCCGATATCATATAGGACGTTGCCGGCCAGATTGGTAACCACGGCCTCGTCCCGCAACTTGGCGGATGTTGCACCCGGAGTGAATGTGCCGCCCGTGACGGTATAACTCTTTTGTTCAGGACCGGAGCTGATATTGTCGTCCCACATATACCCCAGGGACGCTCTTAAGTTCCAAAAGAGCTTTTTGGTCCTTTCCTCGATGGCCGCCAGCATCTTTTCTATGTTTTGCTGCACTCCCGGGGGCGGGGAGGCGGCCTGCACGGTTTCAAGCTCCCGCCGGGCGTCTGCGTACTGACCCATGCCAAAATAGGTCGCAGCCAGTTCCAGCCTGACCCGGTATAACTTGGGGTCGATTTCAAGCATCCTTTTGAATTTATCGATGGCCAGTCGGGTTGCTCCGACCTGCATGGCGCTGGTGCCGATCCAGAACATGAGGTCCATGGTTTCCACCCTGCCCGCGATCTCATTGAAAATAGGCAGGGCCCGGGCAAAGTCTCTGTCGTAATAGAGAATAAGGGCCTCGGCAAGTTTTTGGTCCAGCGCTTCAATCTCTTCAGGCGTCATTCGGCCAAGTGCGTCAAGCGCCTCTTGATTGGCCACCTTAAAATCGACCTCGCCGGCCGGTTCGTTTTGGGCCAATAGCAATGATCCCGACGAACCTAAAGATTGTGCCCCGATGTTGGGGATAAATCCAAAGAATAACAACGCTATCAGAACAGATACGCTAAAATAAGAAATTCTGGAAAGCATAACCGTATCCCCCTAAACTAA contains:
- a CDS encoding DUF560 domain-containing protein; this encodes MLSRISYFSVSVLIALLFFGFIPNIGAQSLGSSGSLLLAQNEPAGEVDFKVANQEALDALGRMTPEEIEALDQKLAEALILYYDRDFARALPIFNEIAGRVETMDLMFWIGTSAMQVGATRLAIDKFKRMLEIDPKLYRVRLELAATYFGMGQYADARRELETVQAASPPPGVQQNIEKMLAAIEERTKKLFWNLRASLGYMWDDNISSGPEQKSYTVTGGTFTPGATSAKLRDEAVVTNLAGNVLYDIGESKGMMWNTTFSFYNKAYSDYSEFNYMAVDATTGPWWAGTRDIVKIPCGYTESEYESERLSQAFHVDPSYEHYFNQYFSLKGLYSYTKENYYRDIHGDLDNENHSFELTPTVYLGNRKHIISATAGYENHNAESGRYSYEDPYFACSYFVRFDTNTEIFLQYQYNRREFEEKPALYNDFRTDKRHVYTAVISQGFYQYFFASLAFSYTDNSSNLELYDYDKNTYTISIGCRF